A single window of Halobacterium jilantaiense DNA harbors:
- a CDS encoding PAS domain S-box protein: protein MTPSDTYAAVLDSVTDPVVVVRDGTVTYANTSFSELTDSVDPVGEPIRSFAPRDTAADVERFCDAVATGATVDDRARLVFAGDGGDRRLVTVDATRIGSDDDGHATALVVVDSLETDSAWTHQERILDALPVGVFRARLTDGELLAANDELVALADADSKADLRGRDTEILYADPEAREAVADTLREDGVLQETEVELETLSGDTFWGSLSAVTDDLGDEVVIDGVVQDVTERRELETELRQRAEQFRRMFRRHSAPMLLVDPDTGGIRNANDAAAEFYGYSTGELAGMTVDDLNVMPPDELEAERERAEARERNHFLFEHELADGQMRTVEVHSSPIELEDDALLFSIVVDVTDRADYEQRLETQRDNLEVLNQVLRHDIRNDLQLVLAYAEMLAGEVADEQDDYVERILDSADHAVELTKTARDIADVMLTETDNNHPVALRSTLETELEEVRTSFPGAAVTVAGSIPDATVHGNDMLDSVFRNLLKNAVQHNDKPVPEVTVSAERNGDTATVRVADNGPGVPDPHKDAIFGKGETGLESDGTGMGLYLVETLVDAVGGDVSVADNDPEGAVFAVTLRVAD from the coding sequence ATGACACCCTCTGACACATACGCCGCCGTGCTCGACAGTGTGACCGACCCGGTCGTTGTCGTCCGCGACGGCACCGTCACGTACGCCAACACGTCGTTCAGCGAACTGACCGACTCGGTGGACCCCGTCGGTGAGCCGATTCGGTCGTTCGCTCCGAGAGACACCGCCGCCGACGTCGAACGGTTCTGTGACGCCGTCGCGACGGGCGCGACGGTGGACGACCGCGCGAGACTCGTGTTCGCCGGCGACGGGGGCGACCGCCGTCTCGTCACCGTCGACGCCACGCGAATCGGCTCCGACGACGACGGCCACGCCACGGCACTCGTCGTCGTCGACTCGCTGGAGACCGACAGCGCGTGGACGCATCAGGAGCGAATCCTCGACGCTCTCCCGGTCGGCGTCTTCAGAGCGCGGCTCACGGACGGCGAACTCCTCGCCGCGAACGACGAACTGGTGGCGCTCGCCGACGCCGACTCGAAGGCCGACCTTCGCGGTCGCGACACCGAGATACTCTACGCCGACCCGGAGGCCCGGGAGGCCGTCGCCGACACGCTCCGCGAAGACGGTGTGCTCCAGGAGACGGAAGTGGAGCTAGAGACGCTCTCCGGCGACACCTTCTGGGGGTCGCTCAGTGCCGTGACTGACGACCTCGGCGACGAGGTCGTCATCGACGGCGTCGTCCAGGACGTCACCGAGCGCCGCGAACTCGAGACGGAACTCCGACAGCGCGCCGAGCAGTTCCGCCGGATGTTCAGACGCCACTCCGCGCCGATGCTGCTCGTCGACCCGGACACCGGCGGCATCCGGAACGCCAACGACGCCGCCGCGGAGTTCTACGGCTACTCGACCGGCGAACTCGCGGGCATGACCGTCGACGACCTCAACGTCATGCCGCCCGACGAACTCGAAGCGGAGCGTGAACGCGCCGAGGCCCGCGAGCGCAACCACTTCCTCTTCGAGCACGAACTCGCGGACGGCCAGATGCGGACGGTCGAGGTCCACTCCTCCCCCATCGAACTCGAAGACGACGCGCTGCTGTTCTCCATCGTCGTCGACGTCACCGACCGCGCGGACTACGAGCAGCGCCTCGAAACCCAGCGGGACAACCTCGAAGTCCTCAATCAGGTGTTGCGCCACGACATCCGCAACGACCTCCAGCTCGTGCTGGCGTACGCCGAGATGCTCGCCGGCGAGGTGGCCGACGAGCAAGACGACTACGTCGAACGCATCCTGGACAGCGCGGACCACGCCGTCGAACTGACGAAGACCGCCCGCGACATCGCGGACGTGATGCTGACCGAGACGGACAACAACCACCCGGTGGCGCTCCGGTCGACGCTGGAGACCGAACTCGAGGAGGTCCGGACATCGTTCCCCGGAGCCGCAGTCACCGTCGCCGGCTCCATCCCGGACGCCACCGTCCACGGCAACGACATGCTCGACTCGGTGTTCCGGAACCTCCTGAAGAACGCTGTCCAGCACAACGACAAGCCGGTGCCGGAGGTGACCGTCAGCGCCGAGCGGAACGGCGACACCGCCACTGTCAGAGTCGCCGACAACGGACCGGGGGTCCCCGACCCGCACAAGGACGCCATCTTCGGGAAGGGCGAGACCGGGCTCGAAAGCGACGGCACCGGCATGGGGCTGTACCTCGTAGAGACGCTCGTGGACGCTGTCGGCGGCGACGTATCGGTCGCCGACAACGACCCCGAGGGAGCGGTGTTCGCGGTGACACTCCGGGTCGCTGACTGA
- a CDS encoding sensor histidine kinase has product MRSRRIFVVLLVTSAVVLSGATWAGFQAYQDAVMDEHHADVERSGDLVRVGLDARLAAQRQTVELWSGVPAVADHGTDGQRAALDRLVGDTLFSGASVVAANGTMTALVSDLSPADRDAVVGTNFGDRTYVQRAMAGETYVSDPVAAQTGNTVVTVSAPVRHDGEVVATLNAALHLSETEFFDAATGSLDAETGVTVTASDGTVIYERAPSPNTSLTTARVSLSEVPWRVTVSESRASVQPAIRRLSLLQAGSVAAVLAVVAGFGWWNYRRNVSQFEALRDGFEALQNGEYGTHIDVGGPDEWERIGRGFDEMSDTVRRSVDESRERARQLQVLDRVLRHTLRNELNVVRGRAELLADADDPGVAGHAAHIVERCDDLLETAEKERVINQVLDTDTSAGPVDIPHAVERAVETARDDYPDAAIALDAPDHARAVTVPQFGVAVRELVENGIRHADRGPAQVAVDVTADEDVVRVRVTDHGPGIPEMERRVLSGEDAIDELHHSQGLGLWLVHWTVAHSGGDLSFADNDPRGSVVTITLPVPPEGP; this is encoded by the coding sequence ATGCGGTCGCGCCGCATCTTCGTCGTCCTGCTGGTCACGTCAGCGGTCGTCCTGTCCGGGGCGACGTGGGCGGGCTTCCAGGCGTACCAGGACGCCGTCATGGACGAACACCACGCCGACGTCGAGCGCAGCGGCGACCTCGTCCGCGTGGGCCTCGACGCGCGGCTGGCCGCTCAGCGACAGACGGTCGAACTCTGGTCCGGTGTCCCCGCGGTCGCCGACCACGGCACTGACGGGCAGCGCGCGGCGCTCGACCGACTCGTCGGGGACACGCTGTTCTCGGGCGCGTCCGTGGTCGCCGCGAACGGCACGATGACGGCGCTCGTCTCCGACCTCTCGCCGGCGGACCGCGACGCGGTCGTCGGCACGAACTTCGGCGACCGGACGTACGTCCAGCGCGCGATGGCCGGCGAGACGTACGTCAGCGACCCCGTCGCGGCTCAGACCGGCAACACGGTCGTCACCGTGAGCGCGCCAGTGCGCCACGACGGCGAGGTCGTCGCCACCCTGAACGCGGCGCTGCACCTCTCGGAGACCGAATTCTTCGACGCGGCGACTGGAAGCCTCGACGCAGAGACCGGCGTGACGGTCACCGCGAGTGACGGCACCGTCATCTACGAGAGAGCGCCGTCCCCGAACACGTCGCTCACCACGGCCCGCGTGTCCCTCTCGGAGGTGCCGTGGCGGGTGACGGTGTCGGAGTCACGGGCCAGCGTCCAGCCGGCAATCCGCCGGCTCAGCCTGCTTCAGGCCGGCAGCGTGGCGGCCGTGCTGGCGGTCGTCGCCGGCTTCGGCTGGTGGAACTACCGCCGGAACGTCTCCCAGTTCGAGGCGCTCCGCGACGGATTCGAGGCGCTGCAGAACGGCGAGTACGGCACCCACATCGACGTCGGCGGCCCCGACGAGTGGGAGCGCATCGGCCGCGGCTTCGACGAGATGAGCGACACCGTCCGCCGGTCTGTCGACGAGAGCCGCGAGCGAGCGCGCCAGCTCCAGGTGCTCGACCGCGTGCTCAGACATACGCTCCGGAACGAACTGAACGTCGTCCGCGGACGCGCCGAACTCCTCGCCGACGCCGACGACCCCGGAGTCGCCGGCCACGCCGCCCACATCGTCGAGCGATGCGACGACCTGCTCGAAACCGCGGAGAAAGAACGCGTCATCAATCAGGTGCTCGACACCGACACCAGCGCGGGCCCGGTCGACATCCCGCACGCCGTCGAGCGCGCGGTCGAAACCGCTCGCGACGACTATCCGGACGCGGCCATCGCCCTCGACGCCCCCGACCACGCGCGCGCCGTCACCGTGCCACAGTTCGGAGTCGCGGTCCGGGAGCTCGTCGAGAACGGCATCCGACACGCCGACCGCGGCCCCGCACAGGTCGCCGTCGACGTCACCGCCGACGAGGACGTCGTCCGCGTCCGCGTGACTGATCACGGCCCCGGCATCCCCGAGATGGAACGCCGCGTCCTCAGCGGCGAGGACGCCATCGACGAACTCCACCACAGCCAAGGCCTCGGCCTCTGGCTCGTCCACTGGACTGTCGCGCACTCCGGGGGCGACCTCTCGTTCGCCGACAACGACCCCCGGGGGTCGGTCGTCACTATCACCCTCCCCGTCCCGCCGGAGGGCCCCTGA